The proteins below come from a single Malus sylvestris chromosome 3, drMalSylv7.2, whole genome shotgun sequence genomic window:
- the LOC126617032 gene encoding NADH dehydrogenase [ubiquinone] 1 alpha subcomplex subunit 9, mitochondrial-like, producing MGDLGQIVPMKYNPRDEDSIKAVIAKANVVINLIGRDYETRNFSFEEVNHSMVQQLATISKEHGVIMRFIQVSCLGASSSSPSRFLRTKAVAEEAVLSELLEVAQVQGFQQVVVESDSLKVITVLNGTYADSLTLGMIAEDVL from the exons ATGGGGGATTTAGGACAG ATTGTACCAATGAAATACAATCCGCGAGATGAAGATTCAATTAAGGCAGTCATTGCAAAAGCAAACGTGGTTATCAATCTCATTG GGAGGGATTATGAGACAAGAAACTTTAGCTTTGAGGAAGTGAATCATTCCATGGTGCAACAACTGGCAACG ATTTCCAAAGAACATGGAGTTATCATGAGATTTATTCAAGTTTCTTGCTTGGGGGCATCTTCCTCGTCTCCCTCTAGATTTCTAAGGACTAaagctgttgcagaggaagCTGTTTTAAGTGAATTGCTTGAG GTGGCACAAGTGCAAGGCTTTCAGCAGGTCGTGGTCGAAAGTGATTCGTTGAAGGTTATTACTGTTCTTAATGGGACCTATGCAGATTCATTGACTTTAGGTATGATTGCAGAGGATGTGTTATAG